The DNA segment GCAGTGCCGCAACCACTGAACTGTCCACACCGCCGGACAAAGCCAGCAGTACCTTGCGATCCTTTACCTGCTCACGAATCAGCTCTACCTGATCCGCCACAAAATTCTTCATATTCCAATTTGCCTCTGCCTTGCATTCAGCAAACACAAACGTCTTTAATTGTTCCTCTGTCGGCCACACCGTCAGCTTCTGTTCACATAACGCAGGAGCATGATCAATGGCAAGAACCGGATAGCCTGCCTCATAGATTTCCGGGAGAACATCGATATTCACACCATCCACATTGCGGTGTTCCCCGCCGTTTAAAATAATTCCCTTTACATTGGAAAGCCTTTGCAGCTCCGCCTTGGTGATATCATGCGGATAAATCTCACTGTATACACCCAATGCACGAATTTCTCTGGCAAGCGTTGTATTTTCACTGCTGCCAAGATCCAGAATAACAATCATGTCTTGTTTCATAAGCTAATCTCCTTCTACTCTTTTTGTCCAAGTAAAGTGTAACATATTTCCTCAGACAGGAACATAATAAAATAGAAAATACGTAAAGTTTTAAAGCATAAAAAGAAAGCACTACAAGTATTACTACCTGCAGCGCCATATTCAGCACAGGGCCTTTTGAGAAGCAGTATGATCCTGCGATTCCTCATTTGTTGAATTACTCGATAAAATCTTATCCTTTTTACGGACTTGCAGAAATAACAGAAACGCAACTGCGGCAGCAATGCTCTCTGCAATCATAAAGGAATACCAGATACCATCCAGACCAAACCAGGACGCAAACAGCCAGGAAAGCGGCAGGGTAATACACAGCTGGCGAAGCAGGAAGACAATCAGTGACTGAAGTCCAAGTCCCATCGCCTGAAACAGTGTCGGCAGAATAAACCCGAATGCTGCCGGCAGAAAGCTGATACTGATGATACGAAGCGCAGGAACACCGATACGCAGCATATCTTCACTGGCATGAAACAGCATCAGCAGCTGCGTTGGAAACAGCAGGAAGATGGCACAGCCGCAAATCATGATAGCCAGTGTCACCAGCACTGCATACTTCAACGTCTGCATAAGGCGTTCATGACTTCCTGCACCGTAGTTATAGCCCATAATCGGCATTGCCCCCTGTGTCAGACCGCTTGCCGGCATAAACACAAAGGTCTGCAGCTTATAATAGATTCCATAGACGGAAACAGCTGTATTGGAAAACTGAATCAGAATGGAATTTAGACCGATCACCAGAACACTTCCCAGAGCATTCATACACGCATTGGGAATCCCTACCGATAAAATACGTCGTATTGTATTCCAGGAAAACTGAAACTGCTTTACATCCAGGATAACATCAAACCTTCTTGTAAAAAATATAAACAGAGACAACGACATCGCAAAAATCTGTCCGATTACCGTGGCGATTGCCGCCCCCTTCACGCCAAGAGCCGGAAAACCGAGCAAACCGAAAATCATAATCGGATCCAGAATGATATTCACAATCGCCCCCGCTGCCTGAATTGCCATCGGGAAAATCATCTTTCCCATCGACTGAAACACCTTTTCAATCAGGATATGAAAGAAGCAGCCGAAGCATAAAAATACACAGATATACGTATACATGCAGGCATCCTCCAAAATTGCTGGGGAATCGGTAAACATTTCAAAAAATGGACGAATGGTAAACAGACCGATGCCGACAAATAACAGATAACCAAACAGAGACAGCAGCAGCCCATGGGCAACCGCACTGTTTGCCTCAGCCTGATTCTGTTCTCCCAGCTTTCTCGATATATAGGAATTTACACCGACACCGATACCGACCGAACAGGCCACAATCAGTGTCTGTATCGGAAAGGCCAGTGAAACCGCCGTAAGTGCATCCTCTCCAATCTGTGCCACAAACATACTGTCGACAATGTTGTACAGTGACTGTATCAGCATGGATAGCATCGGAGGAAAAGCCATTGACATCAGCAATGGTAAAACAGGCTTATATCCCATTTTGTTTTGTTCTATTGTTTGCATGACAAACCTCCTCTTCTCATAAAAAACCTCCATTTATCTATTTTGGATTCATGAAAATAGAAAAAATGGAGGTTGTACAAACCTATTTAGTTGTCATGGTTATTTTAATACAGAAATTCCGTTTTGGCAATACTCTATGCGTTAATTTCATGAATATAGTCCACCTCATGGAATACATCCAGCAGATGTGCTGCCTGATATGTATCCGGAAATGAAACCACCAGATTCACCTGATAGCTATCCTGCTCCTGCGTCAGCGTAACATTCAGTATTTCAATCTGCAGCTCCTTTAAGCGCTCCTGTAGATCCTTAAGGGCATCCTTGTTTCGATCAATTACAAAGGATAGCTCCTCCTTATAGGATTCCTTCAGCCAGCGATGATTTTGATGCAGAATGATCTGAACCAGGACGATAAGAACCGCAGTTACAATACCAAGAAGATACAAACCGCTTCCAATCGCCATACCGATTGCACTGGTTGCCCAAATCCCCGCTGCCGTGGTGAGGCCGCTGATTGTATTTTTCCGCATAAAAATCATACCGGCACCAAGAAATCCAACCCCGGTAACGATCTGTGCCGCTATACGGGAAGGATCCAGCGCAATTCCCTTATCCCCGAGGATATCCGAGAAGCCGTACTTGGATACAATCATAATCAAAGCTGCACCACTTGCCACAATGAGATGGGTGCGTATACCCGCTTCCTTATTGCGGCTTTTTCGTTCATAGCCGATAATACCTCCGCATATTCCAGCCAGCAGAATCCGTACGAGAAATTCCAGTTGTGTTTCCAACTGCATAACATCCATCATACCATCATCTTCTTTCTATCATTTTCCGATAGTATATTATACTACCTATTGAATGATTCGTACACCCTTATACATCCGCAGCTATGCATATTTATCCTTATACATCTACATTAGCGCATAGTTTCCTATGAAGCTATAATTCATACTCATAAACATATCATCAGATAAATACAGGATGTAATAATATGCTCTATAATTGATTATTTCCTTTCCCGTGTTTTCAGAATATGCTATTTCAAACAACAGGCTTTCAAGCTGGCTGTGATTCGCACCACCGTAACGAGAACGCACACAGTATTCCTTATATATACAGCGAGGACAGTTCTTATACTAACCAGCTGAACCATGCAAAGTCAGCACGTTCGCAGTCATATAAAAGCCCTTATAGAAACATATAAACACTTCCCCCATACAGCTCTATGCAATGCGCTTACGTATACAGATATCCATATCCCGAGCCAATGATTTCCCATGCCTTTTGGTTTGCGGAACGCCGCAGTACCCAGGGATATCCCTTATAGGTTGTATTGGGCTCCAGCAGCTGCTCTTCACTCGGAAAGAGGTGAAATACGGTAATGAAATTCGTAAACACCACAATAACCTCATCCGAAGCCTGCTTTTTGAAGCTTTCCGCATAAGTGCTGGATACCTGCTCATCATAGCTGATTTCTGTTAGCCTTGCATCCTTTAATTCCTGTGCAAAGCCCTGCTCCACAGCATCCATCGCAGCAGCAACCTCCTGCTTCGCATACAGCTCAGAATGGATATCGCTGTGTACAACCTGTACCGTCTTCCATGAATTTGAATATAATGCATACGCAAAAAAAGCGATGATCCCGCATATGAATGCAAGAACGACCATTAGCTTTCTCATAACATCCCCTCGATTTCCATATTCTGAATCTCTTTGTATAGCTAAAGTATACCATAGGATGCATCTGAAATTTCTTAAGCTTTCTTATTATGGTCTTACAATTTTCTTACAGCCGGTTATGTGCAAGCAGACACCACAAGCTCATGCAGCAGCTTCACCGCTTCCTCCATATCCTCCATTTTAATAGCGGCAAAGGATAACACCAGCTCCCCCTGTGTATTCGTTTGAAGCCGCATACGATATTCTCTTGCCTGACTGATTATGGTATCCAAAGGAAGCGGCTTTGAAAAGCGTACTATGAACTGCAAAGCAGCCTCCTCCAGCAGAATATCCGCCTGTGGAAACCAGTGCTGCAACAGCTCACGCATATGATTGCTTTTCTGCTCGTAATGCCGGCGCAGTCTGCGAACATGGCGCTCCAGATGCCCATCTGCGATATATCGCGCCAATGCCAGCTGTTCAATTTTACTGGAGGTTGGTGAATAGCTGTTCAACCGCTGCTGATAACGCTGATGCAGGGCTGGTGGTAAAACCATATAGCTGATCCGCAGGGATGGCAGTAAAATTTTTGAAAAGGAGCCGATATACACAACATGTCCGCCGGTATCAAATCCCTGCATGGCCGGTGTCATTCGCGTATGATAGCGCAGTTCACCGTTATGATCATCCTCAATAATCACTGCCTTGTTATGTGCAGCCCACGCCAGCAGCTCCTTTCGCTTTTTCTTCGAGATCGGCTGATGATTTCTACCGGTGGATGCACTGTTCACATACAGCAGTGTCACATCACTGGCTGCCAGCTCCTGCATACAGATTCCATCTGCCTCACTGTGCAGTCTGCGAATTGGAAATGCATAATCCGAAAATACGGTCTCCGCCTGCTGAAAGCCGCTTTCCTCCATACCAATGACGAGCGGTTTATCCAAAAGTCCGCAGAGAACATATAACAGTGACTGAAAGCTGGAGCCAATCAGAAGCTGATCACTTGTACATAAAACACCGCGCACCGTATAAGCATATTTTTGCAGTGCCACGCGCAGACGTGCTTCTCCCTGTGCCTCTCCATAGGTCGCAATTTCATAACGGCCATCCAGAACCTCTTTCAGATATTTCTTCCATAGGGCAAGATCAAAGGAGCTGACATCCATCGTCTGTGAACGGAAATCATAACGGATTTTCTCATCGTACAGTTTGGACTCCTGTGCTGTCACCGCCTTACGCAGCCGTATGTTTTCCGGCTCCACATCTACAAAAAATCCCTTTTGCGGCAGGGATATGATATAGCCCTCCTCCTGCAGCTTTTCATATGCACGCTCAATGCTTGTCTTGGACACCTTCATGAGTACCTCACATTTTCGTATGCTTGGTAATTGATCTCCCTTGACAAGATAACCGGATACGATATCCGAACGCAGCTTTTCATAAATCTGTACATACAATGCCTTCCCCTTGACACGTTCAAAATTTATTGTTTTCAGTTTCATACCATCACCACCTACAGTATAACACAAAAAGCATACTGTACCTTAATTTTATAATAAATCTGTATATTTTTAAATGAACAGAAAACTGATAGAATAACGTAAAAAGAAAGAGAGGCATTTCATATGAAAACATATAACGTAAAGGAAATCGTCACAGCATCGCTTGGTATGGCGCTCGTATTTCTGGCAACCTGGCTGATGAAGGTACCAAACGGTATTCAGGGCTATTTCAATCTTGGTGATGGCTTCCTTTTGCTGTTTGCCTCTGTGCTGAACCCCTTCCTGGCCTTTATGGCAGGCGGTGTCGGCAGCGCACTCGCAGATATTGCAGGAGGGTATGGCATGTATGCGATTCCCACTTTACTGATTAAGGGACTGGAGGCTGTTCTTGTTTCCTGGCTTGTCTTTAAGGGGCACAGCTCTGTGCGCTACATCGCCTATGTGCTCGGCGGTCTGCTCATGGTCAGTGGATATTTCATCACGGATGCTTATATTAACCAAAGCTGGCAGCTGTCTCTGACGGGAGTTCCTGCCAATTTCGTGCAGGCTGCAGCAGGCTATACAATCGCATTAGCCGCATACCCGCTCATAAAAAAAAGACTGCCTTCACAGAAGCGCTAGCATGCACTGCCTGCAATGAATGCTGTATAGTAAGACCGGCAACAAGCTGTGAAACGCAACAAAAAAACAGGATATCTTTCCCATAAGTCAACATCCTGAAAAAAAGCGTACCCAATGACCTTACCGGAAGCAAGGATATCCAGCGGCATTTATATATTCCGATAACAGCAGGTAAGTAATACAAATCCAAGGAGGAGATCTTTTTCATAAAGAAAGACCTCCTGTTTTTCCTATGCTGTAACAAGCTATGATTTTGTATCCGTTCACTCTGCCTTTTCCGGTATCTCTACATGGAGAAAGCATCCCGGCTCATGATCATTCACAATACCGACTGCCT comes from the Erysipelotrichaceae bacterium 66202529 genome and includes:
- a CDS encoding MATE family efflux transporter, with the translated sequence MQTIEQNKMGYKPVLPLLMSMAFPPMLSMLIQSLYNIVDSMFVAQIGEDALTAVSLAFPIQTLIVACSVGIGVGVNSYISRKLGEQNQAEANSAVAHGLLLSLFGYLLFVGIGLFTIRPFFEMFTDSPAILEDACMYTYICVFLCFGCFFHILIEKVFQSMGKMIFPMAIQAAGAIVNIILDPIMIFGLLGFPALGVKGAAIATVIGQIFAMSLSLFIFFTRRFDVILDVKQFQFSWNTIRRILSVGIPNACMNALGSVLVIGLNSILIQFSNTAVSVYGIYYKLQTFVFMPASGLTQGAMPIMGYNYGAGSHERLMQTLKYAVLVTLAIMICGCAIFLLFPTQLLMLFHASEDMLRIGVPALRIISISFLPAAFGFILPTLFQAMGLGLQSLIVFLLRQLCITLPLSWLFASWFGLDGIWYSFMIAESIAAAVAFLLFLQVRKKDKILSSNSTNEESQDHTASQKALC
- a CDS encoding MgtC/SapB family protein: MMDVMQLETQLEFLVRILLAGICGGIIGYERKSRNKEAGIRTHLIVASGAALIMIVSKYGFSDILGDKGIALDPSRIAAQIVTGVGFLGAGMIFMRKNTISGLTTAAGIWATSAIGMAIGSGLYLLGIVTAVLIVLVQIILHQNHRWLKESYKEELSFVIDRNKDALKDLQERLKELQIEILNVTLTQEQDSYQVNLVVSFPDTYQAAHLLDVFHEVDYIHEINA
- a CDS encoding GntR family transcriptional regulator translates to MKLKTINFERVKGKALYVQIYEKLRSDIVSGYLVKGDQLPSIRKCEVLMKVSKTSIERAYEKLQEEGYIISLPQKGFFVDVEPENIRLRKAVTAQESKLYDEKIRYDFRSQTMDVSSFDLALWKKYLKEVLDGRYEIATYGEAQGEARLRVALQKYAYTVRGVLCTSDQLLIGSSFQSLLYVLCGLLDKPLVIGMEESGFQQAETVFSDYAFPIRRLHSEADGICMQELAASDVTLLYVNSASTGRNHQPISKKKRKELLAWAAHNKAVIIEDDHNGELRYHTRMTPAMQGFDTGGHVVYIGSFSKILLPSLRISYMVLPPALHQRYQQRLNSYSPTSSKIEQLALARYIADGHLERHVRRLRRHYEQKSNHMRELLQHWFPQADILLEEAALQFIVRFSKPLPLDTIISQAREYRMRLQTNTQGELVLSFAAIKMEDMEEAVKLLHELVVSACT
- a CDS encoding ECF transporter S component encodes the protein MKTYNVKEIVTASLGMALVFLATWLMKVPNGIQGYFNLGDGFLLLFASVLNPFLAFMAGGVGSALADIAGGYGMYAIPTLLIKGLEAVLVSWLVFKGHSSVRYIAYVLGGLLMVSGYFITDAYINQSWQLSLTGVPANFVQAAAGYTIALAAYPLIKKRLPSQKR